From a region of the Arachis ipaensis cultivar K30076 chromosome B09, Araip1.1, whole genome shotgun sequence genome:
- the LOC107616824 gene encoding probable ATP-dependent DNA helicase CHR12 isoform X2, with translation MMRLQRPPYGVGDPFAMDADDQIRKKRDAERLSRLEEEEKTHIETRKRKFFAEILNTVREFQLQIQASVKRRKQRNDGIQAWHGRQRQRATRAEKLRFQALKADDQEAYMRMVKESKNERLTTLLEETNKLLVNLGAAVQRQKDSKHSDGIEPLEDSEVDLPESDASKNEKESPLDEEMDMIDSDHNGDTSDLLEGQRQYNSAIHSIQEKVTEQPSTLQGGELRPYQIEGLQWMLSLFNNNLNGILADEMGLGKTIQTISLIAHLMEHKGVTGPHLIVAPKAVLPNWMNEFSTWVPSITTILYDGRLDERKAMKDDLLGERKFNVLLTHYDLIMRDKAILKKIHWIYLIVDEGHRLKNHESALARTLEAGYHIQRRLLLTGTPIQNSLQELWSLLNFLLPNIFNSVQNFEDWFNAPFADRVDVSLTDEEQLLIIRRLHQVIRPFILRRKKDEVEKFLPSKSQVILKCDMSAWQKVYYQQVTDVGRVGLDNGSGKSKSLQNLTMQLRKCCNHPYLFVGDYDMYNRKEEIVRASGKFELLDRLLPKLRRAGHRVLLFSQMTRLMDILEIYLRLHDFKYLRLDGSTKTEERGTLLRKFNAPDSPYFMFLLSTRAGGLGLNLQTADTVIIFDSDWNPQMDQQAEDRAHRIGQKKEVRVFVLVSVGSIEEVILERAKQKMGIDAKVIQAGLFNTTSTAQDRREMLEEIMRRGTSSLGTDVPSEREINRLAARSDEEFWLFEKMDEERRLKENYRSRLMDEHELPDWVYSPLHNKDEKLKDFNNGSATGKRKRKEVVYADTLSDLQWMKAVENGEDLSRLSVRGKRRDHLSSDNAAQASDNSGAEERFLELRAESVHMANDRTSEDSFHVTPASKKPKLEGANSHRHAYEDVKGSGLNQHVLSWNTHRKKRSSYGQSSSSDTKGQSSNGRASWN, from the exons ATGATGAGGTTGCAGCGTCCGCCATATGGTGTTGGAGATCCCTTTGCCATGGATGCTGatgatcaaataaggaaaaaaaggGATGCTGAG AGACTATCGAGATTAGAAGAGGAGGAAAAAACTCATATAGAaactagaaaaagaaaattttttgcaGAAATACTCAATACCGTCCGGGAGTTTCAATTGCAAATTCAAGCTTCTGTGAAGCGGAGAAAACAGAGGAATGATGGTATTCAG GCATGGCATGGAAGGCAAAGACAACGTGCCACACGGGCTGAGAAATTGAGGTTCCAAGCGTTAAAAGCTGATGATCAAGAAGCTTACATGAGAATGGTGAAGGAGAGTAAGAATGAAAGATTAACCACGCTTCTTGAAGAAACCAATAAACTACTAGTAAATTTAGGAGCTGCTGTTCAACGTCAAAAGGACTCCAAACATTCAGATGGTATAGAACCCTTGGAAGATTCTGAAGTTGATTTACCTGAGTCAGACGCTTCCAAGAATGAAAAGGAATCACCTCTTGATGAAGAGATGGATATGATAGATTCTGATCATAATGGTGATACTAGTGATTTACTCGAAGGTCAGCGGCAATACAATTCTGCCATACATTCGATTCAAGAAAAG GTTACTGAGCAACCATCTACTCTTCAAGGTGGAGAATTAAGACCATATCAGATAGAAGGGCTCCAGTGGATGCTTTCTTTGTTTAATAACAACTTGAACGGAATTTTGGCTGATGAAATGGGTCTTGGGAAGACAATACAAACAATTTCGTTAATAGCACATCTTATGGAGCACAAGGGTGTTACTGGTCCCCATTTGATTGTTGCTCCAAAGGCTGTTCTGCCAAATTGGATGAATGAATTCTCAACATGGGTTCCAAG cATAACAACTATTCTTTATGATGGACGGTTGGATGAGAGGAAAGCAATGAAGGATGATTTGTTAGGGGAGAGGAAATTTAACGTTCTGCTAACACACTATGATCTTATAATGAGAGATAAAGCAATTCTCAAGAAAATTCACTGGATCTACCTGATTGTGGATGAAGGACATCGGTTGAAGAATCATGAATCTGCTCTAGCAAGGACATTGGAAGCCGG CTATCACATTCAACGCAGACTCCTGTTAACTGGCACCCCAATTCAAAACAGCTTGCAGGAGTTGTGGTCCCTGCTTAATTTTCTCCTTCCAAACATTTTCAACTCTGTTCAGAATTTCGAGGACTGGTTTAATGCCCCTTTTGCTGATCGAGTTGATGTCTCTTTAACAGATGAAGAACAACTTTTGATTATTCGACGTCTACATCAA GTAATAAGGCCCTtcatattaagaagaaaaaaggaTGAGGTGGAAAAATTTCTTCCCTCGAAATCTCAGGTCATACTCAAATGTGATATGTCAGCCTGGCAGAAAGTATATTATCAACAAGTCACTGACGTAGGCAGAGTTGGCTTAGACAATG GTTCTGGAAAATCAAAGAGCTTGCAGAACTTAACAATGCAACTCAGAAAGTGTTGCAACCATCCATACCTCTTTGTGGGAGATTATGATATGTATAACCGTAAGGAGGAGATTGTCAGAGCATCAGGTAAGTTTGAACTTCTTGACCGTTTGCTCCCAAAACTTCGCAGAGCAGGCCACAGAGTCCTCCTTTTTTCACAAATGACGAGACTCATGGATATTCTCGAGATTTATTTGAGACTTCATGATTTTAAGTATCTAAGACTTGATGGCTCGACAAAAACGGAGGAAAGAGGCACTCTATTACGAAAATTCAATGCTCCTGACTCCCCATACTTCATGTTTCTCTTGAGCACCCGTGCTGGAGGTCTTGGTTTGAACTTGCAAACAGCAGATACTGTTATAATATTTGACAGTGATTGGAACCCCCAAATGGATCAACAAGCAGAGGATCGAGCACATCGCATTGGTCAAAAGAAAGAAGTTAGAGTTTTCGTGTTGGTTAGTGTAGGATCAATTGAAGAGGTGATTTTAGAGCGTGCAAAACAAAAGATGGGCATTGATGCAAAAGTCATCCAGGCAGGACTTTTCAACACAACTTCAACAG CTCAGGATAGAAGAGAAATGCTAGAGGAGATTATGCGTAGAGGTACAAGTTCACTTGGGACAGATGTACCTAGTGAGCGAGAAATTAACCGCCTCGCAGCCCGATCAGATGAGGAATTTTGGCTATTTGAAAAAATGGATGAAGAGAGAAGACTAAAGGAAAATTACAGATCTCGTTTAATGGACGAGCATGAATTGCCAGATTGGGTGTACTCTCCCCTTCATAACAAGGATGAAAAGCTCAAAGATTTCAACAATGGCAGTGCTACTGGAAAGCGTAAAAGAAAAGAAGTTGTTTATGCAGATACATTAAGTGATCTTCAATGGATGAAGGCCGTGGAGAACGGAGAAGATCTATCAAGGCTTTCAGTAAGGGGGAAGAGAAGAGACCACCTCTCATCTGACAACGCAGCACAAGCCAGCGACAATTCAGGGGCTGAAGAAAGGTTCTTGGAACTCCGCGCTGAGAGTGTCCACATGGCAAATGACAGAACAAGTGAAGATAGTTTCCATGTGACCCCTGCCTCAAAGAAACCCAAGCTTGAAGGCGCAAATTCCCATAGGCATGCATACGAGGATGTCAAAGGAAGTGGCTTGAACCAGCATGTGTTATCATGGAACACTCACAGAAAGAAGAGATCAAGCTATGGTCAGAGTTCATCATCTGATACCAAAGGACAGAGTTCAAATGGAAGAGCTAGCTGGAACTGA